Sequence from the Streptomyces mobaraensis NBRC 13819 = DSM 40847 genome:
TGTCGGTCGCCGACGACACCACCGGCACGGTCGCGCCGCCGGAGCTGGTGCACGAGGTGTGCGAGGCCGCGGCCGGCGAGGAGCTGACGATCGTCAGCGACGAGACCTGGCGGGACGTCTGCCACGATCCGCACGCCACGGTCTTCGTCGGGCCCGCCGAGATGTATCCGGAGCGCGTGGTGGTCCTCACCGAACTCGCCGGGACCCTGCTGCCGGCCGCCTGGCCGGCCGCGTTCGCCGTGTTCCCGAGGTCCGGGCCGGGGCCCGTGCTGCGGGCCCGGGCGGCGTCCGTCCTGGACGCGCTGCGCGCCGAACTCGCGCCTCCCGTCGCCGTCGCCGCCCGCTGGGCGCTGACCGAACCGCCGCCCGTCCGCGAGCACACCGCCGCCGCCGCGCGGCTCTACGGGCGGACGTCCGCCGCCGTCCTGGAGCGGATCACCGCGGCCGGGGCGCTCGCCCGCCCGCCCCAGACCGGCCCCCACCTCTACGCCGACCTCGGCGAACTGCGGGCCGGCCTGGCCCGGCGCGGCGTCACCGACTCCGTCGAGCTGGAGGCGCACCTCGGCGCGGCGCTCGGGCACCCCGTCCCCGGCGGTCACCGCTTCGGGGACGAGCCGGACGCGCTGCGCGTCCGGCTCTCCGCCCTGCCGTTCCTCGGCACCGGCGACGAAGCGCGGCAGCGCGCCCTCGACTCCCCGGACCCGCCGGCCCTGCCGGAGGTCGCCGAGGCGCTGGCCGGCCTGGAAGCGGCGTTCCGCGCCCTGGCCGGCACGGACACCTGAGGTTCCCGACCACCGTCGACGAGCGTGCCGCCGCTCCCGCCCCGCGCCGGCACCCCGGTCCCCCCGAACGGAGCCCTTCGATGACCGAGCAGACCGAGCGCCCCCTCTCGGAACCCGAGCGCCCCCTCCCGGAACCGCGTCCGACCGGGGAGATCCGTACCTGGCCACGGTCCTTCGCCGACCGGCTCACCGCGCCGCTGCCCGGCGTCCGGGCGCTGGCCAGGGTGGCCCGGGAGGGGATGCTGCGGCCGGGCGCCGAGGCGCTGCGGGAGGTCCCCGACCTGCCGGTCGCCCCCGGCCCGCCGCCGGTCGTCAACGCCGCCACGGTCGCC
This genomic interval carries:
- a CDS encoding pyridoxal phosphate-dependent aminotransferase gives rise to the protein MSPTPLTPPAFPAAERGLPVPPELRERFAEAASRTAPEPVGGGSELRAAACGYRARRGPAPDPSDVLAAPGAQPLLLALLASAGGEVLLTRPCAAWYAPLARLAGRLAYHVPVTAEAGGVPDPVALLETVRRVRAEGGRPRFLVLSVADDTTGTVAPPELVHEVCEAAAGEELTIVSDETWRDVCHDPHATVFVGPAEMYPERVVVLTELAGTLLPAAWPAAFAVFPRSGPGPVLRARAASVLDALRAELAPPVAVAARWALTEPPPVREHTAAAARLYGRTSAAVLERITAAGALARPPQTGPHLYADLGELRAGLARRGVTDSVELEAHLGAALGHPVPGGHRFGDEPDALRVRLSALPFLGTGDEARQRALDSPDPPALPEVAEALAGLEAAFRALAGTDT